Sequence from the [Clostridium] scindens genome:
TTTCCCATCGGCAGACGGTCTGCCGGGAAACGTACAGCCTATCGGCAAGCTGCTGCTGCGTAAGATTATTTTCCTCTCTTAATTTCTTAATGTTCTCGCCCAATGCCATATTGTCTCAACCTCCTGTCACCTTCAACAATAAAGCATCCTTTCCCATTTGAAAAGAACTATTTGCGTCTTATATGTTTCCGCTCTGGTAACAGCCGGATTAGCGGCAGATACCCACGCCTCTTGCCTCCTTGCCTTGCCCGCTCTAAAATATGCCATGGTTATATTTGATCTGTGCGGAAACCATCATAATCAGGCCGCCTATGAAACAGATTCCAAAGGCAATCCACCCATACCCTGTATGCGTTATCTGATTTATCACACCAGTCAGGCATATGCCCGCTCCCATGACCAGCATTGCCTTGCCCATTTTCTCTGTGTAGGGCTTCCGGTCTTCTTTCTTTACTTTTGTGTAGTGGTAGTCATGAATCAAGGTTATCTGTTCCTTGATCCATATTCTGTAACCCATCCATAGAAACAGGCCTCCGACAGCCAGCAGCAAAATTAATTCAAACATGCTATCATCTTCACCTCTCATCATTTCCATTCTACCACAACCAATAGAAATTCCGATATAAATTGGGGAAAATTTATTCCTCAGCCTGCTTCACTTCCATAGAATCATCCAGATGCCGGATCAGCTGGAATCCCTCTTCCACCGCCTGCATGATCTGTCCCCCGCCATTATAGTCGCCAATGCCAAACACTTTATATGGCTTATTTGTAAGGGCATCTTTCAGAGACTGCTCTGCCTTGTAGCCCACAGCGATAATGACATGATCGCACGGAATCTCTCTTTCCCCCTCCGAGCCTTCCACTTTCACGCCATCCTCTGTAATTTCCAGAAGTTTCGTCTTTACCAGGCACTTGGCGCCGGAATTTGCGATCGCGGACGTAAGTGCAATTCTCGTATTATTCGGCATAGGCGCTGCGAGAATACGGTCGAGGAATTCTACGATGGTAACATGCTTTCCCTGATTCGTCAGATCAAGAGCCGCCTCGCATCCTACGTGGCCTCCGCCCAGGATTACTATGTCCTGCCCGGTTGGCACATTCTTCGCAAGAAGGTCAAACGCCGGTATCACCTTCTTATTCCCAATGCCAGGTATCGGCGGTATTGCGGCCTTCGCGCCGGCAGCAAGGATCACGATATCCGCGCCGAACGCGTCGATATTTTCCGGCGTTGCCTCCTTAAAACGCACCTTCACGCCACTCTGGTATACATCGGCGATCAGATGATCAATATAGCGCCGAACGTCAAACTTAAAGTCAGGGCCCGCCGCCGCATTTGCCAGGCCTCCCAATTGAAACTCTTTTTCCCAGAGGGTTACATCGTGTCCTTGCTTCGCGGCCAGAGCAGCCGTATACAGGCCTCCCGGGCCTCCGCCGACTACAAGGATTTTCCGCAGTTTTTCCGGTACTTTCAACTGGTACTCTTTCTCATGGAAAAGCACAGGATTCACGCTGCATTTTACCGAAAATACGCATTCATTGCAGCAGATGCAGTAATTGATGTCCTGATAGCGTCCTTCTTTTACTTTTTCGGGCCAGTATGGATCCGCCAGCGACTGATGCCCCAGCGCAACGAGTTCCGCCGTGCCGGACTCGACCACCTGCCTTGCCACATTCGGATTGTTCAGTTTTCCCTGAACAAGGAAGGGAAGCCTGATTCCCTCTTTACGCAGACGCTCGGCCACAAAAAGCTGGCTTCCTTCTCTGTCATATGCGCTGGGAACCGCCTGATTCCATACTTCATAGCAGCCACAGTCCAGATGCATGTAGATAAATCCCATGCCATCCATAATCTTTGCTATTTCGATTCCTTCATCTTCGAAGGTGCGCCCGTCCGGGACGGTATGTACCGGCGTATATTTTACGGATATTGGAAACTCGGGCCCCACGCCCTTACGGACTGCTTCTACAAACTCACGGAAGAAGCGAAGCCTGTTCTCCAGGCTTCCGCCATATTCATCGGTTCTATGATTCCACATTTTTGACATAAACTGATCGATCAGATAGCCTCCATAGGAATGGATCTCAATAATATCCACGCCAGCATCCGCCGCATATCCTGCGCTTCTTTCTGCCTCCTGCATGATTCCTTTGATTTCCTCTACCGTCAAAGCATGGCATCTATGATCCGGCGCCGCGAAGACCGTATTTTCACTGGAAGATATATGATTCGTAACGCCTGGAGGACCTGCATGAACCCTGCCATATCCCGGGCTCAGCTGAATCGCTACCTTCGCGCCATACTTGTGGGCCTCATCCACAAATTTCTTAAGCCTCATCCTATGAGACGGCGTTGTAAGATGCCCGCCGGAATAAAGGGGGCTCTCCCAGTTATCGGTGATCGTCACCGCCGCAGGATAAATAAGTCCAAATCCACCTTTCGCACGCTCGACCAGATAGTCTGCCTGCTGCTTTGACATGCCGCCGTCCGTATCACGTACGACGCCCATAGGCGCAACTACCAGCCGGTTCTTAAGCGTTACGCCGCCAATCGTTACTTCATCAAATAAATTCATGTTATCCACCTCTCTATTAAAACTCTACTCACATCAGAATTGTTAAATAAAATATTAACATATAGAAATAGGTCATCATGAGCAGTGATACGTTCTTTATTCCGCCTAAACATTCATATTTCTTGTCTTTCGTTTCATATTGATGTACATTTTTCCTCATATCATTCCTATATCTGAAATATCAAGCGCGGATTTCCTTGCGGGACAGGCCTGAAAATGGTACTATGTAAGCAACACAAACGGAGATGAAAATCATGATAACAACACCTTTACTGCCAAGGCCTGTTTCGCTATTTACAGATCATATCGAGGCAAAGTTT
This genomic interval carries:
- a CDS encoding DUF3784 domain-containing protein; this encodes MFELILLLAVGGLFLWMGYRIWIKEQITLIHDYHYTKVKKEDRKPYTEKMGKAMLVMGAGICLTGVINQITHTGYGWIAFGICFIGGLIMMVSAQIKYNHGIF
- a CDS encoding FAD-dependent oxidoreductase, encoding MNLFDEVTIGGVTLKNRLVVAPMGVVRDTDGGMSKQQADYLVERAKGGFGLIYPAAVTITDNWESPLYSGGHLTTPSHRMRLKKFVDEAHKYGAKVAIQLSPGYGRVHAGPPGVTNHISSSENTVFAAPDHRCHALTVEEIKGIMQEAERSAGYAADAGVDIIEIHSYGGYLIDQFMSKMWNHRTDEYGGSLENRLRFFREFVEAVRKGVGPEFPISVKYTPVHTVPDGRTFEDEGIEIAKIMDGMGFIYMHLDCGCYEVWNQAVPSAYDREGSQLFVAERLRKEGIRLPFLVQGKLNNPNVARQVVESGTAELVALGHQSLADPYWPEKVKEGRYQDINYCICCNECVFSVKCSVNPVLFHEKEYQLKVPEKLRKILVVGGGPGGLYTAALAAKQGHDVTLWEKEFQLGGLANAAAGPDFKFDVRRYIDHLIADVYQSGVKVRFKEATPENIDAFGADIVILAAGAKAAIPPIPGIGNKKVIPAFDLLAKNVPTGQDIVILGGGHVGCEAALDLTNQGKHVTIVEFLDRILAAPMPNNTRIALTSAIANSGAKCLVKTKLLEITEDGVKVEGSEGEREIPCDHVIIAVGYKAEQSLKDALTNKPYKVFGIGDYNGGGQIMQAVEEGFQLIRHLDDSMEVKQAEE